Part of the Acidobacteriota bacterium genome, GCCGAAGAAGATGCTGACCCTGGACGGGAACGAGGCCGCGGCGCGGGTGGCCTATCGCCTGAGCGAGGTCATCGCCATCTATCCCATCACGCCCTCCTCGCCGATGGGCGAGCTCTCGGACCAGTGGGCTTCCCAGCGCGTCGCCAACCTGTGGGGAACCGTGCCCCGGGTGATCGAGATGCAGAGCGAGGGCGGGGCCGCCGGATGCGTGCATGGCGCGCTCCAGGCGGGAGCCCTCACCACGACGTTCACCGCGTCGCAGGGTCTGCTCCTCATGATCCCGAACATGTACAAGATCGCGGGGGAGCTGACCCCTTGCGTCTTCCACGTCGCGGCGCGCTCCGTCGCCGCTCAGGCGCTGTCCATCTTCGGCGACCACAGCGACGTGATGGCCACGCGGGCGACCGGGTTCGCGATGCTCGCGTCCGGGTCGGTGCAGGAGGCTTGTGACCTCGCGCTGGTCGCGCACGCGGCCACCCTGGAGGCGCGGGTCCCCTTCCTGCACTTCTTCGACG contains:
- a CDS encoding pyruvate:ferredoxin (flavodoxin) oxidoreductase, with amino-acid sequence MPKKMLTLDGNEAAARVAYRLSEVIAIYPITPSSPMGELSDQWASQRVANLWGTVPRVIEMQSEGGAAGCVHGALQAGALTTTFTASQGLLLMIPNMYKIAGELTPCVFHVAARSVAAQALSIFGDHSDVMATRATGFAMLASGSVQEACDLALVAHAATLEARVPFLHFFDGFRTSHEVSKIEVLEDEDLRALVSDELVRAHRERALSPDRPFIRGTAQNPDVFFQAREAVNPFYAACPQIVERVMDRLAERVGRRYRLFDYVGAEDAERVIVMMGSGAEAAHEAVEALAAAGEKVGLVKVRLYRPFSFAHFLAALPPTTRALAVLDRTKEP